In the genome of Flexistipes sinusarabici DSM 4947, one region contains:
- a CDS encoding HyaD/HybD family hydrogenase maturation endopeptidase: MKISIFGAGNTLLSDEGFGVHFVRYLQSRYDFPENIDVVDAGTMGMLASGFIENYDYVFIIDVVEIKDKPGTILIYDYDDIRLNKMPAKLSPHQIGVQEMLLMCDIRGVSPDNLKLISVVPESMTIGDSLSKTLKNCLKEVENILLKELESLNIPFYKKSIN; the protein is encoded by the coding sequence ATGAAGATAAGCATATTTGGAGCCGGAAACACACTCCTTTCAGATGAGGGCTTTGGTGTTCATTTTGTAAGATATTTGCAGAGCAGATACGACTTCCCGGAAAATATTGATGTGGTGGATGCAGGTACAATGGGAATGCTTGCATCCGGTTTTATTGAAAATTACGACTATGTTTTTATTATTGATGTGGTTGAGATAAAGGATAAACCCGGTACAATTTTGATTTATGACTACGATGATATAAGACTGAATAAAATGCCTGCCAAGCTTTCCCCTCATCAAATCGGCGTCCAGGAAATGCTTCTCATGTGTGATATCAGGGGTGTCTCCCCTGATAATCTTAAACTTATCAGCGTCGTTCCGGAATCAATGACTATCGGGGATTCACTGAGTAAAACGCTGAAAAACTGCTTGAAAGAAGTTGAAAATATTTTATTAAAAGAACTGGAGTCGTTAAACATACCATTTTATAAAAAATCAATCAATTAA
- a CDS encoding nickel-dependent hydrogenase large subunit: MSKKITIDPVTRIEGHLRIDVEVDNDRVTNAWSSAQMFRGIETILKGKRPEDAWSYAQRFCGVCTTVHAIASIRSVENALNVQVPLNGQYLRNLMIAMHSMQDHIVHFYHLSALDWVDITSCLKADPKKTSLLAESMSDFGGHGVDDFKNVQKKLKHFVDSGRLGIFASGYWGHQAMKLSPEENLLLFSHYLTALDYQKKAAQAVAVIGGKNPHIQNLVVGGVATAVNMDNMATLNVERLSLIRKKLGEVKKFIDKVYMNDLVLLADRYREWFDIGQSVGNYIAVPEYPLDIHSKEFLIQGGIFFNGEQNIHHKILDHSDDYLINNITESSEFAWYNNPAPLHPWEGSSDPRFTGYDHDSKYTWCKAPRFKEKAIETGPVAQILAGYHTGNEFIKREIDFYNSTLSIDNSKYNSTMGRLLARGYRAKFSAETAEYFLDKLIENIAAGDSDYANPTEIPSGEYKGVGFHEAPRGMLSHFIHIKNKKIENYQAVVPSTWNASPRDENGVMGPYENSLINTQLAETEKPLEILRTIHSYDPCIACAVHAVDPDGGDIVKVKVL; this comes from the coding sequence ATGTCTAAAAAAATTACCATAGATCCGGTCACGAGAATAGAGGGGCATCTGAGAATCGATGTTGAAGTGGACAATGACAGGGTTACAAACGCCTGGTCTTCAGCGCAGATGTTCCGTGGTATAGAAACAATATTAAAAGGCAAACGACCGGAAGACGCCTGGTCATATGCTCAGCGCTTTTGCGGTGTCTGCACAACTGTTCACGCCATAGCCTCCATCCGTTCCGTTGAAAATGCATTAAATGTCCAGGTTCCTTTAAATGGGCAGTATCTGAGAAATCTCATGATTGCCATGCATTCCATGCAGGATCATATAGTTCATTTTTATCATCTCTCAGCACTTGATTGGGTCGATATCACATCATGTCTGAAGGCTGATCCCAAAAAAACCTCACTGCTGGCAGAAAGTATGTCAGATTTCGGCGGACACGGAGTCGATGATTTTAAGAATGTTCAGAAAAAACTGAAACACTTTGTGGACAGCGGCAGGCTGGGAATTTTCGCATCCGGTTACTGGGGGCATCAGGCGATGAAGCTCAGTCCGGAAGAAAATCTTTTGTTATTTTCACACTATCTTACAGCACTGGATTACCAGAAAAAAGCAGCCCAGGCTGTGGCTGTAATCGGAGGCAAGAATCCGCACATCCAGAATCTTGTTGTAGGAGGGGTTGCCACTGCAGTTAATATGGACAATATGGCAACTCTCAATGTGGAGCGTCTCAGTCTTATCAGGAAAAAACTGGGAGAAGTCAAAAAATTCATAGACAAAGTATATATGAATGATCTTGTTCTTCTTGCCGACAGATACAGAGAATGGTTCGATATCGGACAGAGCGTCGGTAATTATATTGCGGTTCCGGAATACCCTTTGGATATACACAGTAAAGAATTTCTCATACAGGGCGGTATCTTTTTTAACGGTGAGCAGAATATTCACCACAAAATACTGGATCATTCAGACGATTACCTTATTAACAATATCACCGAATCATCCGAGTTTGCATGGTATAACAACCCTGCCCCGCTTCATCCATGGGAAGGCAGTTCAGATCCCCGGTTTACAGGGTATGACCATGATTCAAAATACACATGGTGCAAAGCACCCCGCTTTAAGGAAAAAGCAATAGAGACCGGACCGGTGGCACAGATTCTGGCCGGATACCACACAGGAAATGAGTTTATTAAAAGAGAAATTGATTTTTACAACTCAACGCTCTCCATAGACAACAGCAAATACAACTCCACGATGGGCAGATTACTGGCCAGAGGATACAGAGCTAAATTTTCAGCTGAGACTGCCGAATATTTCCTTGACAAGCTGATAGAAAATATTGCAGCAGGCGACAGCGATTACGCCAACCCTACGGAAATTCCCTCGGGAGAATACAAGGGAGTCGGATTTCATGAGGCGCCGAGAGGTATGCTGAGCCACTTCATACATATAAAGAACAAAAAGATTGAAAATTATCAGGCCGTTGTTCCATCAACCTGGAATGCCTCCCCGAGAGATGAAAACGGAGTAATGGGCCCCTATGAAAACTCACTTATCAATACACAACTTGCTGAAACAGAAAAACCTCTGGAAATTCTAAGGACTATACACTCTTATGACCCCTGTATTGCATGTGCCGTTCATGCCGTAGATCCGGATGGGGGAGATATTGTAAAAGTTAAAGTTTTATGA
- the cas6 gene encoding CRISPR-associated endoribonuclease Cas6: MRLTYWLKFAKGDNKIRTEYRRDVLRYIKNSLSEYAPEIYEKYYANKKENQPKPFTFSVSFSIAEKPNSRNDYFILENDSLKIHFSFADYTFGMTVYNALLQEKNEAKIFGDAVQKIEHINLEKDKKIDDSTTVFKTLSPILVRDLHNGKGKGFIDSNHKNFSGNLTKNITHLANHFLQETNISENEISVEPVKMKSDIINHYGGEIGNTGIIKISAPGEILQLIYDAGLGAKRSQGFGMLEVIG, translated from the coding sequence ATGAGATTAACATATTGGCTTAAATTTGCAAAAGGTGATAATAAAATAAGGACAGAATACAGGCGTGATGTTTTAAGATATATTAAAAACTCTTTGTCCGAATATGCTCCGGAAATTTACGAAAAATATTATGCAAATAAAAAGGAAAACCAACCGAAACCTTTCACATTCTCTGTCTCTTTTAGTATTGCCGAAAAACCGAACAGTAGAAACGATTATTTTATCTTGGAAAACGATTCTTTAAAAATACATTTTTCTTTTGCGGATTATACTTTTGGAATGACAGTATACAATGCTTTATTACAAGAAAAAAACGAGGCAAAAATTTTTGGAGATGCTGTCCAGAAAATTGAGCACATAAATCTCGAAAAAGACAAAAAGATTGATGACAGTACAACAGTCTTTAAAACCCTCTCCCCTATTCTTGTCCGTGATTTACATAATGGGAAGGGGAAAGGTTTTATAGATTCTAATCATAAAAATTTTTCAGGCAATCTTACAAAAAATATCACACATCTTGCAAATCACTTTTTACAGGAAACAAATATATCCGAAAATGAAATTTCCGTTGAGCCTGTCAAAATGAAATCGGACATAATTAACCACTATGGTGGAGAAATCGGAAACACTGGTATCATCAAAATTTCAGCACCAGGTGAAATACTCCAGCTAATCTATGATGCCGGCTTAGGAGCTAAGCGTTCTCAGGGTTTTGGAATGCTGGAGGTCATCGGATGA
- the hybB gene encoding Ni/Fe-hydrogenase cytochrome b subunit, with protein MSSHKEYEILNRKILTPSFVILSVLTAIGFYFIGVRFFEGIGAVTNLSDAYPWGIWIAYDVATGTAIACGGYAVAILVYILNNNHYHPLMRSAMLTSLFGYGLAGFSVVIDLGRFWNMFNLLKPQFWQLNSIMFEVAMCVMTYTFVLFLEFSPAIFEKLQESENYGMARLSAKFSQFLDKYLIYFIILGITLPTMHQSSLGSMMIIAAFKLHPNWHTPILPLLFLINCIFIGYSIVIFESITSSFKFGRPYETNQLAGLGRIARFLALGWIAIRFTDLFVRNQLMEAFSFDFYSVMFLIESALIILGSVILMSVHNLNSPRKLFISASLIVLGGGLYRFNTYIIGFDPGVGFSYFPAFGEFMITVGIVSFEILLYSIFVKIFPVLPAVHKSKAIGGSNV; from the coding sequence ATGAGCAGTCATAAAGAATATGAAATCTTAAACAGAAAGATTTTAACCCCCTCTTTTGTTATATTGTCTGTTCTTACAGCGATAGGCTTTTATTTTATTGGAGTAAGGTTTTTCGAAGGAATAGGCGCAGTGACAAACCTCAGCGATGCTTATCCCTGGGGGATCTGGATTGCTTATGATGTAGCCACGGGAACTGCCATAGCCTGCGGGGGATATGCTGTAGCTATCCTGGTATATATCCTGAATAATAATCATTATCATCCGCTGATGCGCTCAGCTATGCTGACAAGCCTTTTCGGATACGGGTTGGCCGGTTTTTCGGTGGTTATAGATTTGGGAAGATTCTGGAATATGTTTAACCTTTTAAAACCGCAGTTCTGGCAGCTGAATTCTATTATGTTCGAAGTTGCAATGTGTGTTATGACATACACTTTTGTATTATTTTTAGAATTCAGCCCGGCAATTTTTGAGAAACTGCAGGAATCGGAAAATTACGGGATGGCCAGACTATCCGCAAAGTTCTCACAATTCCTCGATAAATATCTTATATATTTTATAATTCTGGGAATTACACTGCCAACAATGCACCAGTCATCTCTGGGCTCAATGATGATAATTGCCGCATTCAAACTGCACCCGAACTGGCATACACCTATCCTGCCGCTTTTATTTCTAATAAACTGCATTTTCATTGGATATTCAATTGTAATTTTTGAATCCATCACATCATCATTTAAATTTGGCAGACCTTACGAAACCAACCAACTTGCAGGACTCGGCAGAATAGCCCGCTTTCTGGCTCTTGGGTGGATTGCAATAAGATTTACTGACCTCTTTGTAAGAAACCAGCTGATGGAAGCTTTCAGTTTCGATTTCTATTCTGTTATGTTTCTTATAGAATCCGCTCTGATAATTTTAGGCTCAGTAATACTGATGTCCGTACACAACCTTAATTCTCCCCGTAAGCTGTTCATCAGCGCTTCTCTGATTGTTCTTGGAGGCGGGTTGTATCGCTTCAATACTTACATCATAGGTTTTGATCCGGGTGTGGGATTTTCTTATTTCCCGGCTTTCGGCGAATTCATGATAACAGTGGGAATAGTTTCCTTTGAAATTCTGTTATACAGCATTTTTGTTAAGATTTTTCCGGTATTGCCGGCAGTTCACAAAAGCAAAGCAATAGGAGGGAGCAATGTCTAA
- a CDS encoding DUF2325 domain-containing protein, with translation MNVYILGGLKRLEKEYKKVGRKHGCKTRVLNTHCTNCNKCLKDSDAVIFMVDNASHKMVQSAKQTCKKNNIPMIFTDKASVNSLDSLISCMASRKNNPAACSI, from the coding sequence ATGAATGTATACATATTGGGCGGTTTAAAGAGACTAGAAAAGGAATACAAAAAAGTAGGCAGGAAACACGGATGCAAAACACGGGTGCTGAACACCCACTGCACGAACTGCAATAAATGCCTGAAAGACAGCGATGCAGTAATTTTTATGGTGGATAACGCCAGCCATAAGATGGTGCAGAGTGCCAAACAAACATGCAAAAAAAACAATATTCCGATGATATTTACGGACAAAGCCAGCGTGAACTCTCTTGATAGTTTAATATCATGCATGGCAAGCAGGAAAAACAACCCCGCAGCATGCAGTATATAA
- a CDS encoding ATP-dependent DNA helicase: MGIRKYFLESEYLQRFIPNFSYRDYQADLAEYIMNALADYNTTVIEAPTGSGKTLAYLLPVFELGRKTIVSTKTKQLMSQILNKDIPTVSALSPEKDNEVVSLKGRKNYFCYYRYFKFISPDADMYPDVIRWYESNAPEISEVPQHLFDFSTIEKMTADSMQCIGGKCPYFEVCPFYLKKAEAADADIVVTNHFMLLSDMGMRYKNDMMYNFEFADNIIFDEAHSLPDIFPQFIGDDVNFGSLMTFLKENRVLMSESTYSFFQNKFAGIKGELESKKVINEKIQDELEIFFNELKSLAESDFDDENYELYKKYRDKFKNIFNTEGLRLIEPHKNSFSLKNLPLSVSDSFGESLGKICVCSIFISATLSVNGSFDYFCNELGLSDVATKKVEGGGDFLKNGVCCIPEKEFYGEKKLEAYFSIIKKLEGGCLIIFNSLEMMNKVYNYLRMKKTGRQLILQTEVDLSQIDITAETVVLGCSIVREGIDFSGNNLKYVILDKLPFENISDVYLNARKEAFEKEYGNAFMNFYLPRAVIYFKQAVGRLIRHEDDNGAWIILDNRVLTKAYGKYFMDVLKDVQVCHRLSDLPSFAGGNNELH, translated from the coding sequence ATGGGTATAAGGAAATATTTCCTGGAAAGTGAATATTTGCAGCGGTTTATTCCGAACTTTTCTTACAGGGATTACCAGGCCGATTTGGCTGAATATATTATGAATGCACTGGCTGACTATAATACGACTGTCATTGAGGCTCCAACCGGCTCCGGAAAAACACTGGCGTACCTGCTGCCGGTTTTTGAGCTCGGTCGTAAAACGATTGTGTCCACTAAAACCAAGCAGCTGATGAGTCAGATATTGAATAAAGATATTCCGACAGTATCCGCTCTTTCCCCTGAGAAAGATAACGAGGTTGTGTCACTGAAGGGAAGAAAAAATTATTTTTGTTATTACAGGTATTTTAAGTTTATAAGTCCTGATGCCGATATGTATCCGGATGTAATACGCTGGTATGAGAGCAATGCCCCGGAAATCAGTGAGGTTCCGCAGCATCTTTTTGATTTCAGCACGATTGAAAAGATGACAGCTGACAGTATGCAGTGTATAGGTGGCAAATGCCCGTATTTTGAAGTCTGTCCTTTTTATCTGAAAAAAGCTGAAGCAGCTGATGCGGATATTGTTGTTACAAATCATTTCATGCTGCTCAGTGATATGGGGATGCGGTATAAAAATGATATGATGTATAATTTCGAGTTTGCTGATAATATTATTTTTGACGAGGCACATTCCTTGCCGGATATTTTTCCTCAGTTTATCGGAGATGATGTTAATTTTGGCTCCTTGATGACGTTTCTGAAAGAAAACCGGGTTTTGATGAGTGAATCGACATACTCATTTTTCCAGAATAAGTTTGCAGGTATAAAGGGGGAACTGGAATCGAAAAAGGTTATCAATGAGAAAATTCAGGATGAACTTGAAATATTTTTCAATGAATTGAAAAGTCTTGCGGAATCAGATTTTGATGATGAAAATTATGAGTTGTACAAAAAATACAGGGATAAGTTTAAAAATATTTTCAATACCGAAGGATTAAGGTTGATTGAGCCTCACAAAAACAGCTTCAGCTTGAAGAACCTCCCCTTAAGTGTTTCTGATTCATTTGGTGAGTCATTGGGAAAGATTTGTGTCTGTTCAATCTTTATAAGTGCAACGTTGTCGGTGAACGGCTCTTTTGATTATTTTTGCAACGAACTGGGGCTTTCTGATGTTGCCACCAAAAAGGTTGAGGGCGGGGGCGATTTTTTGAAAAACGGTGTATGCTGTATCCCTGAGAAAGAGTTTTACGGAGAAAAGAAACTTGAGGCTTATTTTTCTATTATTAAAAAGTTAGAGGGCGGATGCCTGATTATTTTTAACAGCCTGGAGATGATGAATAAGGTGTATAATTATCTGCGCATGAAAAAAACAGGAAGGCAGCTGATATTGCAGACCGAAGTTGATTTGTCACAAATTGACATAACAGCTGAAACTGTTGTTTTGGGGTGTTCGATTGTGCGTGAAGGTATTGATTTTTCAGGAAATAACCTTAAATATGTTATCCTTGATAAGCTCCCTTTTGAAAATATTTCTGATGTTTATCTTAATGCACGTAAAGAAGCTTTTGAAAAAGAATATGGGAACGCATTTATGAATTTCTATTTGCCACGTGCAGTAATTTACTTTAAACAGGCTGTGGGAAGATTAATAAGGCATGAAGATGATAACGGTGCCTGGATAATCCTCGATAACAGGGTATTGACAAAAGCCTACGGTAAATATTTTATGGACGTACTAAAAGATGTGCAGGTATGTCACAGATTAAGCGATTTACCGTCTTTTGCAGGAGGTAACAATGAGTTACATTAA
- a CDS encoding hydrogenase small subunit, producing the protein MFSLQLGGVSRRSFLKFSVSAASLMGLPYASGVKMAEAAEHKKRPPVIWLHFQECTGCSESILRSTHPDVVSLLFEMISLEYHETLMPASGIQAEETLHHAFEKYKGEYLLVIEGSIPSDNEGFCKIGCKEAYKLLKEASKYASAVIAIGSCSSFGGIPAVMPELTNAKSVENIIKDKPIVNIPGCPPNPYNFLSTILYLLSFEKLPKLDDKKRPLFAYGRVIHEHCERRPHFDSGRFAEEYGDKGHRLGYCLYKLGCKGPATFANCSVQRFNDVGVWPVSIGHPCIGCTEKDILFKRDIADHIRIHNQTPPNFYPSVAPKKKDKPVDLRAVAAVSGLAGVALGAGAVMIKKLPDEGDDNDEK; encoded by the coding sequence ATGTTTTCATTACAACTCGGAGGGGTATCCAGAAGAAGTTTCCTCAAATTTTCTGTTTCAGCAGCATCATTAATGGGGCTTCCCTACGCCAGCGGTGTTAAAATGGCTGAAGCCGCCGAGCATAAAAAAAGACCCCCTGTGATATGGCTACACTTTCAGGAATGCACAGGATGCTCGGAAAGTATTTTAAGATCCACCCATCCTGATGTTGTCTCACTCCTTTTTGAAATGATTTCGCTTGAATACCACGAAACTCTTATGCCCGCCTCAGGAATCCAGGCTGAAGAAACTTTGCATCACGCATTTGAGAAATATAAAGGTGAGTATCTGCTGGTTATCGAAGGCTCAATACCTTCTGATAATGAAGGATTCTGCAAAATCGGGTGCAAAGAAGCTTATAAATTACTTAAAGAGGCTTCCAAATATGCATCAGCTGTTATTGCCATAGGCTCCTGTTCCTCTTTCGGCGGAATACCGGCTGTTATGCCGGAACTGACAAATGCCAAAAGTGTGGAAAATATCATAAAAGACAAACCTATCGTAAATATACCCGGCTGTCCCCCCAATCCTTATAACTTTCTGTCCACAATACTGTATCTGCTCTCGTTTGAAAAACTTCCAAAGCTGGATGATAAAAAGCGCCCTCTTTTCGCATACGGAAGGGTTATACATGAGCATTGCGAAAGAAGGCCTCACTTTGACTCCGGAAGATTTGCAGAAGAATATGGAGACAAAGGTCACAGACTGGGATACTGTCTGTATAAACTCGGCTGTAAAGGTCCTGCAACATTTGCAAACTGTTCTGTCCAGCGGTTTAACGATGTTGGAGTTTGGCCGGTTTCCATAGGTCATCCATGTATCGGGTGCACTGAAAAAGATATCCTGTTCAAAAGGGACATTGCTGATCATATCAGAATCCATAATCAAACACCTCCCAACTTTTACCCATCCGTTGCGCCCAAGAAAAAAGATAAACCGGTGGATTTAAGAGCGGTTGCAGCTGTAAGTGGACTTGCCGGGGTTGCTCTCGGAGCAGGAGCAGTCATGATAAAAAAGCTTCCCGACGAGGGAGATGACAATGATGAAAAGTAG
- the hybA gene encoding hydrogenase 2 operon protein HybA, giving the protein MMKSRRDFLKICGAAALGTAVPAAADASSGKVFTDNKDFSMLYDSTICVGCKACVTTCKQVNDLATEQGKFDKNNLWDSPEKLDSNTRTIIKLYKESPEKYAFVKKQCMHCAKPSCVSACPVSAMQKSDNGIVFYDKDICIGCRYCLIACPYNIPKFEWEKPIPKIVKCDMCKFTNFKQKGITACAEVCPTDAILFGKRGDLIKIAKKRIKDHPDIYIHHIYGEHEVGGANCIYLAGVDFNKLSFPNLPNPSAAALSENIQHTIYKGFIAPVALYGTLCFVAFRNRKSKKDGDNEQS; this is encoded by the coding sequence ATGATGAAAAGTAGAAGGGATTTTCTTAAAATTTGTGGCGCTGCTGCTTTGGGTACAGCTGTTCCTGCAGCCGCAGATGCTTCAAGCGGGAAGGTTTTCACAGATAACAAAGATTTCTCCATGCTTTATGATTCCACAATATGTGTGGGATGCAAAGCCTGCGTTACGACCTGCAAGCAGGTTAACGATCTTGCCACAGAACAGGGAAAATTTGATAAGAACAATTTATGGGATTCCCCTGAAAAACTGGACAGTAACACACGGACAATAATCAAACTCTATAAGGAATCACCGGAAAAATATGCTTTTGTTAAAAAGCAGTGCATGCATTGTGCAAAGCCATCCTGCGTTTCCGCTTGTCCGGTATCCGCAATGCAAAAATCAGATAACGGTATAGTGTTTTACGACAAAGACATCTGTATAGGCTGCCGTTATTGTCTTATAGCATGCCCGTACAATATTCCGAAATTTGAATGGGAAAAACCTATACCAAAAATTGTTAAATGCGATATGTGCAAATTCACGAACTTTAAACAGAAAGGAATCACAGCATGTGCGGAAGTCTGCCCAACAGATGCAATTCTTTTCGGTAAACGCGGTGATCTGATTAAAATTGCTAAAAAGCGTATTAAAGATCATCCGGATATTTACATACATCATATTTACGGTGAGCACGAAGTAGGAGGAGCAAACTGCATTTACCTGGCCGGGGTGGATTTCAATAAACTTTCCTTTCCAAACCTGCCTAATCCTTCTGCAGCTGCACTTTCGGAAAATATTCAGCATACCATTTATAAAGGGTTTATAGCACCTGTTGCCTTGTACGGAACACTCTGCTTTGTAGCTTTCCGCAACAGAAAGTCGAAAAAGGATGGTGATAATGAGCAGTCATAA
- a CDS encoding ATPase, T2SS/T4P/T4SS family: protein MKKLGEILVDKGLINHEQLNKALKKQSETGDRLGKLLIKMDIVSEEQLFTFLSKQYGVVMFNEQELTIPADVQKLVKYDLVYNYGIIPFKVTDKGVHIGFSDFRVLNDIDEIAFKTGKNVIPVLFPDSMYEKILSDIKEIDYGEEDYYFQSFKKKIETEFNKGAGVEALLSAIVSFEPNLTKVFFAEDSAPAIRKNGRFYKLNTDPMKKEDLLNYIKSLTDEATRKTLLHKKTVRFYKTIADKNFFINIVRQKSSYLIVLTITSSEIPKFNNLGFKDDVSRYILEPTKGFYFFIAPFGHGKATTMASIVNHFNKSKTRNILFLEKQSMYEIVSDKSIVTKLDVGMRTYNKENFFKIIYDIDPEIIFLMDIDSLEILEMALKFVESGRTVYACYEGGSISGALEKLFLLDNSENKYYVNKFASHLRLVVNFRLVPVETIERKAMIYEYMYNSFKLRKALKESNFMYIDTQLRGTADYMPFEKTLAEFYVKKLIDFDTAENYSLDFELFKNYAGIKES from the coding sequence ATGAAGAAACTTGGTGAAATCCTGGTGGATAAGGGACTCATAAACCATGAGCAGCTTAATAAAGCGCTGAAAAAACAGTCTGAAACCGGCGACAGACTGGGAAAACTACTTATTAAAATGGATATTGTATCTGAAGAACAGCTTTTTACGTTTTTGTCAAAACAATATGGTGTTGTAATGTTTAACGAGCAGGAGCTGACAATACCCGCTGATGTGCAAAAACTGGTGAAATATGATCTGGTGTACAATTACGGAATCATACCCTTCAAAGTGACCGACAAAGGTGTCCATATTGGATTTTCCGATTTCAGGGTTTTGAACGATATAGATGAGATTGCTTTTAAAACCGGAAAAAATGTTATTCCGGTACTATTTCCCGATTCTATGTATGAAAAGATTCTGAGTGATATAAAAGAGATAGATTACGGTGAAGAAGACTATTACTTTCAGTCGTTTAAAAAGAAGATTGAAACAGAATTCAATAAAGGTGCCGGTGTTGAGGCTCTTTTATCTGCTATAGTATCTTTTGAGCCGAATCTTACAAAGGTTTTCTTTGCGGAAGACTCTGCCCCGGCAATCAGAAAAAACGGAAGATTTTATAAACTGAACACCGATCCGATGAAGAAAGAGGATCTTCTCAATTATATTAAATCGTTAACGGATGAGGCAACGAGAAAGACTTTACTTCACAAGAAAACGGTGCGTTTTTATAAAACAATTGCCGATAAAAACTTTTTCATAAATATAGTGAGACAGAAGAGCAGCTATCTGATCGTTTTAACGATTACATCCAGTGAAATTCCTAAATTTAATAATCTCGGTTTCAAAGATGATGTTTCCAGGTATATACTGGAGCCAACCAAAGGCTTTTATTTTTTCATTGCACCTTTTGGGCATGGCAAAGCCACAACAATGGCTTCTATAGTAAACCATTTTAACAAGTCCAAAACGCGGAATATCCTTTTTCTGGAAAAACAGAGTATGTACGAAATAGTATCGGATAAAAGTATTGTTACCAAGCTTGATGTGGGTATGCGTACTTATAATAAAGAAAACTTTTTCAAAATAATATATGATATCGATCCGGAGATTATCTTTCTTATGGATATTGACAGCCTGGAAATACTGGAGATGGCTTTGAAATTTGTGGAGTCGGGGAGAACCGTTTATGCATGTTATGAAGGTGGGAGCATCTCCGGAGCACTGGAAAAACTTTTCCTGCTGGACAACAGTGAGAATAAATATTATGTGAATAAGTTCGCAAGCCATTTGCGGCTTGTGGTGAATTTCAGGCTGGTGCCGGTGGAAACAATAGAAAGGAAGGCTATGATTTATGAGTATATGTACAATTCATTTAAACTCAGAAAAGCCCTTAAGGAATCTAATTTTATGTATATAGATACTCAACTGAGAGGGACAGCGGATTATATGCCTTTTGAAAAGACACTGGCAGAGTTTTACGTGAAAAAACTGATTGATTTTGATACTGCTGAAAACTACTCGCTTGATTTTGAACTCTTTAAGAATTATGCGGGCATCAAAGAGAGCTGA